AGGTTTCTAATTGGCTGCAGGGCAATTTAGATTATTTGCTACGGGTAAATTCCGTTAATCAACTATTAGTCATTGAGGCAAAATACGAAGATTTAACGCGAGGTTTTACGCAGTTAGTCGCTGAATTAGTGGCACTCGACCAGTGGTCAAGAGCAACTACAATTGAACAACAGCCAATTTTAATTGGCGTTGTTTCTACAGGTACAATATGGCAATTCGGTAGGCTTGACCGTAACATAAAGCATTTTGAACAGGGGATTAATAGCTATCGAGTTCCTGAAGATTTGGAACAAGTGATGCGAATTTTAGTAGCAGCTTTGAAAGGAAACAATTAAAAAAGCACCAGGAGCATCCCATTCTAAGTTCCATAAACCTGGGACCAAGTTGTGACGAGGAAAACGACAACTGCTGCGATCGCCAACAACCCTTGAATCAAATTGCCAACCAGCGTACCTGCGACAATTCCTATACCAGCTTTAATCGCTAGTCCAAAATCTCGTCGATAAAGATACTCACCGATAATTGATCCAACAAGTGGTCCGAGTAACATTCCAAGTAATGGACCACCAAAAGGTAGTGCTGGCAAGAATCCTAAGAAACCTAGTACTAACCCAACAATTGCACCAATTTGTCCCCACTGACTTGCACCTGCTTTTTTTGCACCCAAGTAGCTTGCTAAAAAATCAACTCCTACACTCAGGAGTAAAACAACAACTGTGACAATGAGTGGCGTTTGTATTGCAGCAAAAGAATCACTTATAAATCCCCAAATGATAATTGCTATTAAAATTAAACTGGCTCCTGGAATCGCAGGAACTACAGCACCGACAATACCCACAGCCATAACGGCAACTAGTAACCAATAAAGAATTTGCATAATTTTTTCGTTGTTGATTTTGCTATACACCAAATAACAGTTATCAGTTATCAGTTATCAGTTATCAGTTATCAGTGAGCGATTAAAAATTATTTGTTCCCTGTTTACTGTTCACTGTTAAGCGTTCACTGTTCACTGTTCACTGTTCACTGTTCACTGTTAAGCGTTCACTGATTCAAAGTTACAGCTAATTTATCTGCAATTCCCGCAATCCAATTTTCATCTTGTTTAGTGTAACTGCGAGGAGCATTCGCTGCCAAAATTAAGACTCCATCTTCACCAATGGGTTGACAAATGACACCTTGAGTGTTTTCTGGCAAATAATCAAATTCAACTCTTCCTGGGTAAACTTTTAAATCTACCAGATAAACTGCCTTGTGTTTTTCTAGCACTCTTTTTAAGATTAGTCCTGGTACAACTTCCGACTTGGGACTTAGAATTCCCCGACGTAACAAAACTTTATTTTTGTAGAAAACGACGAGCGATCGCGTCACAGTATTAGTTAACAACAAATGTGATGCCCAGGCTAGTTCTGTTTTCACAGTTTGCGGTAAATCCGGTGCAAGTACAAAACCTTCTTCACCAGTCAGTTGTACGGCTTCAGGTAAACGCGGTTGTACTTGCTGCCAAATTAACCCTACTAAAATCAAGACAGCACTCAAAATCACACCCAAAACATCTGCACGCGCTTGAGAATTTGTTAATTCGCTTGAGAGCAAACGGTTAATCAGCAATAGGACAGCGCCCAACCCACCTACTACGATAGGTAGACGCCGCAGAACCCTATTGGGGTCGGATTTAGTCATGAGTCGTAAGTCCGTATTATCCCCTTGTTGTTATTCGTCTCCTGGTTCAATAATGCGTTGAAATAAGTAACCAGTTCCTCTTGCCGTGAGGATTAATTCTGGATTACTTGGATCATCTTCTAATTTTGCACGTAAACGGGAGATATGTACATCGACTACACGAGTATCCACATGGCGTTCTGGTGTATATCCCCAGACTTCTTGTAAAATTTCTGAACGGGAGAAAGCTTCTCCAGAACGGCTGACTAACAACTCTAGTAAGCTAAACTCCATGCCTGTCAAGCGAATGCGCTCATCGCCTTTATACACTTGCCGCTTATTCGTGTCAATTTTGATAGTAGCAACGTGAATCACTCCAGAACTAGGAATACCAGAGGCACCTGT
This portion of the Brasilonema sennae CENA114 genome encodes:
- a CDS encoding DUF456 domain-containing protein yields the protein MQILYWLLVAVMAVGIVGAVVPAIPGASLILIAIIIWGFISDSFAAIQTPLIVTVVVLLLSVGVDFLASYLGAKKAGASQWGQIGAIVGLVLGFLGFLPALPFGGPLLGMLLGPLVGSIIGEYLYRRDFGLAIKAGIGIVAGTLVGNLIQGLLAIAAVVVFLVTTWSQVYGT
- a CDS encoding cofactor assembly of complex C subunit B, producing MTKSDPNRVLRRLPIVVGGLGAVLLLINRLLSSELTNSQARADVLGVILSAVLILVGLIWQQVQPRLPEAVQLTGEEGFVLAPDLPQTVKTELAWASHLLLTNTVTRSLVVFYKNKVLLRRGILSPKSEVVPGLILKRVLEKHKAVYLVDLKVYPGRVEFDYLPENTQGVICQPIGEDGVLILAANAPRSYTKQDENWIAGIADKLAVTLNQ